From Porphyromonadaceae bacterium W3.11, one genomic window encodes:
- a CDS encoding helix-turn-helix domain-containing protein, with protein MAQMTNAQKKEWAKLLYTREHLPQVEIAERVGVSPVTVNRWIKRENWELLQASLTVTREEQLGHLYRQVAELNNNISNRPEGERFANSKEADAINKLAAAIDKMERETGLGEIISSFQQFLSFLRVTDMDLAKRFIPLMDAFIKSKL; from the coding sequence ATGGCACAAATGACGAATGCCCAAAAGAAGGAGTGGGCAAAACTCCTATACACAAGAGAGCACCTCCCGCAGGTAGAGATTGCCGAGCGAGTGGGTGTATCGCCCGTTACGGTCAACAGATGGATCAAGCGGGAGAACTGGGAGCTCCTACAGGCGAGCCTGACGGTAACTCGTGAGGAGCAGCTCGGGCACCTCTACAGACAGGTGGCGGAGCTCAACAATAACATCAGTAATCGTCCAGAGGGAGAGCGATTTGCCAACTCCAAGGAGGCTGATGCCATCAATAAGCTTGCGGCCGCTATCGATAAGATGGAGCGGGAGACTGGGCTGGGAGAAATCATCAGCTCCTTTCAGCAGTTTCTGAGTTTTCTAAGGGTAACCGATATGGACCTTGCCAAACGATTTATACCGCTGATGGACGCATTTATCAAGAGCAAACTATAG
- a CDS encoding DUF1320 family protein — MKTHLYKEDVDLISGGDDTIMLAAIDTATAEIRSYLGKYDREAIFSAEGKERNALLLTFAKDIAAWHFLTLCNVGSDLDFRHGRYARAIDWLKAVQKGDVSPDLPMPDEDGDGEPDQPTTYLFGSNPKRNNHY; from the coding sequence ATGAAAACACACCTCTATAAGGAGGATGTGGACCTAATCAGTGGTGGTGATGACACCATCATGCTGGCGGCGATCGATACCGCCACGGCAGAGATACGGAGCTACCTCGGGAAATATGACCGAGAAGCCATCTTCAGTGCGGAAGGCAAGGAGCGTAATGCACTACTTTTGACCTTCGCAAAAGATATTGCGGCTTGGCACTTCCTAACGCTCTGCAATGTGGGAAGCGACCTCGATTTTAGACACGGCAGGTATGCCCGTGCCATCGACTGGCTCAAGGCGGTGCAAAAGGGTGATGTAAGCCCAGACCTCCCGATGCCTGACGAGGATGGCGATGGTGAGCCCGACCAGCCTACCACTTATCTATTTGGATCCAACCCTAAACGCAATAACCACTATTGA
- a CDS encoding DUF935 family protein, with the protein MAKKKSKKPAQTGTVIQDLVIKPIRRNVWEASAWRSALRSADYGRPSTLYDMYDDMLLDPYLSHGVDKRTNAVALADLVFADSKGKPVEVMDDLMDTIAWEDLLKEIAKSRFYGRSAAELSFNDDGLVTSAIPTKHISLERKGIIIDLANEEKVIPYEGERSLIVCGKPRYWGLILKGIPYAIFKRGGFGDWAQWIELFGMPMRIGKYNSYDQASRRVLEQALEQAGSAAYMVVPDGAEIDIRETKATNGISFDQFRKACNEEILISLLGQTLTTIAGDKGARSLGEVHMEVEESLFKSDQKYVQRILNSQVLPFLEERGLPVSGGRFVFPSSVEQTSVNDLVQLSTLMAIPESYLRDRYGIPAPDGDEPTTGKKEEPKQEEEKPEEEEPKEPKKEEQPDKKLHDVTLAASKKKAQKVRTPWWLKLKHSITGNIQLADDYSINIDKLFEEALKEVYGEALVEESKKTLSPSLFRVTNDPLQHAVDSAFASPEFGKPEQGFLDQFKYNTGVFAAFKAHAEQKLLVSMLLDEEGNLRSFREFRKAVKAVNIQWNEQWLRTEYNTAVRSARSAANYQDALRSKDTYPNLEYLISSARDKRDEHLELVGTILPIEDPFWDIYLPPWDWNCQCSFRPTDKPATGVPKITQMIPPTFQNNPGKTAEFVKLNEHPYLKGKGVATCPECRRQGLVSSGSGDELCQMHQQAREEHVQKLDSKETTKRLLAVLRPKEVRYPEFKGKLGKFVRNSVTENMRYGELYPIKKEVLENIDEYLNAEYMHKFKKNVKRSKDNYVLGYHKFTIKYKGNNPIGKDRNIELQFEERETGEIVFHFIKLI; encoded by the coding sequence ATGGCAAAGAAAAAGAGTAAAAAACCAGCTCAGACTGGCACCGTGATACAAGATTTGGTGATTAAGCCCATCCGTAGAAATGTGTGGGAGGCAAGTGCTTGGCGCTCGGCACTACGTAGTGCTGACTACGGTCGCCCATCCACCCTCTATGATATGTATGATGATATGCTGCTCGACCCCTACCTATCGCATGGGGTGGATAAGCGTACCAATGCAGTGGCTCTGGCCGATTTGGTGTTTGCAGATAGCAAGGGCAAACCTGTAGAGGTGATGGATGACCTGATGGATACAATTGCTTGGGAGGACCTACTCAAGGAGATTGCCAAGTCAAGGTTTTATGGCCGCTCTGCTGCGGAGCTGAGCTTTAATGACGATGGGCTTGTAACTTCTGCCATCCCTACCAAGCACATCTCCTTGGAGCGGAAGGGTATCATCATCGACCTCGCCAACGAAGAAAAGGTAATCCCCTACGAGGGGGAGCGCTCGCTGATCGTTTGCGGTAAGCCACGCTACTGGGGGCTAATCCTCAAAGGCATCCCGTATGCTATCTTTAAGCGAGGGGGCTTTGGCGACTGGGCACAGTGGATAGAGTTATTCGGCATGCCGATGCGTATCGGTAAATACAACTCTTACGACCAAGCCTCACGACGGGTACTCGAGCAGGCTTTGGAACAAGCTGGATCTGCTGCCTATATGGTGGTGCCTGACGGTGCGGAGATAGATATTCGGGAGACCAAAGCCACCAATGGTATCAGCTTTGACCAATTCCGCAAGGCTTGTAATGAGGAGATATTGATTAGCCTGCTGGGGCAAACGCTCACCACCATTGCAGGGGATAAGGGGGCACGCTCGCTGGGTGAGGTGCACATGGAGGTGGAGGAGTCGCTATTTAAGAGCGACCAGAAGTATGTGCAGCGAATACTCAATAGTCAGGTGTTACCTTTCCTTGAGGAGCGAGGATTGCCCGTCAGTGGAGGTCGATTTGTCTTCCCAAGCTCCGTGGAGCAAACATCGGTGAATGACTTGGTGCAGCTCTCTACACTAATGGCGATACCTGAGAGCTACCTACGGGACCGATACGGCATACCTGCACCAGATGGAGACGAGCCAACCACAGGCAAAAAGGAGGAGCCAAAGCAAGAGGAGGAAAAGCCTGAAGAAGAGGAGCCGAAGGAGCCAAAAAAGGAAGAGCAACCCGATAAAAAGCTGCATGATGTAACTCTTGCAGCTTCAAAAAAAAAAGCCCAGAAAGTTCGGACGCCTTGGTGGCTGAAATTGAAGCACTCTATTACGGGGAACATTCAACTTGCTGACGACTACTCCATCAATATCGACAAACTCTTTGAGGAGGCACTCAAGGAGGTATATGGGGAAGCACTTGTGGAAGAGTCCAAGAAGACCCTCTCTCCATCGCTTTTTAGAGTAACCAATGATCCTCTCCAGCATGCGGTGGACTCTGCATTCGCATCGCCTGAGTTTGGAAAGCCTGAGCAGGGCTTCCTCGACCAGTTTAAGTACAATACGGGCGTTTTTGCAGCCTTTAAGGCGCATGCCGAGCAGAAGCTATTGGTATCTATGCTCCTTGATGAGGAGGGCAATCTACGCTCATTTAGAGAGTTTCGCAAGGCCGTTAAGGCGGTCAATATCCAGTGGAATGAACAGTGGTTGCGTACCGAGTACAATACCGCCGTACGCTCAGCCCGCTCTGCCGCCAACTACCAAGATGCCCTCCGCTCGAAGGACACTTATCCTAATCTGGAGTACCTCATCAGTAGTGCTCGTGATAAACGAGATGAGCACCTCGAATTAGTTGGAACCATTCTACCGATAGAGGACCCATTTTGGGATATCTACCTTCCGCCGTGGGACTGGAATTGCCAATGCAGCTTCCGCCCTACAGATAAGCCTGCAACGGGTGTGCCTAAGATCACCCAAATGATACCTCCAACATTCCAAAACAATCCAGGCAAAACTGCCGAGTTCGTTAAGCTTAACGAACACCCATACCTCAAGGGCAAGGGCGTAGCCACCTGCCCCGAGTGCCGCCGACAAGGACTGGTGTCAAGTGGCTCTGGCGACGAGCTCTGCCAGATGCACCAGCAGGCAAGGGAAGAGCATGTACAAAAATTAGACTCTAAAGAAACAACAAAAAGACTTTTAGCTGTCCTTAGACCCAAGGAGGTTCGCTATCCTGAATTTAAGGGAAAACTCGGTAAATTCGTGCGAAATTCTGTCACTGAGAATATGCGTTACGGCGAATTGTACCCCATTAAGAAAGAGGTTCTTGAAAATATTGATGAGTACTTGAACGCAGAATACATGCACAAGTTCAAAAAAAATGTAAAGAGAAGCAAGGATAACTATGTCTTAGGCTACCATAAATTTACAATTAAATACAAAGGGAATAATCCGATAGGAAAGGATAGAAACATTGAACTGCAATTTGAAGAGCGGGAAACGGGTGAAATAGTCTTCCACTTCATAAAGCTGATATAA
- a CDS encoding phage virion morphogenesis protein: protein MDIQEFAVVIETKNKQLQEFIRSQAVKDIVGTEAVAHFKRSFEDEGFTDETLNPWKEVERRKPESPWYGHSGQTGKFSPERTSAPILNGETGLLKNSIRYTYLPDGVRVSNSAPYAAVHQYGQPAKIYGKKPFTMPTRPFIGRSKVLMRKIEEKIYSKILDIVKK from the coding sequence ATGGATATTCAGGAGTTTGCAGTAGTAATCGAGACGAAGAATAAGCAGCTACAAGAGTTTATCCGCTCGCAGGCGGTAAAGGATATTGTGGGCACGGAAGCTGTAGCACACTTCAAGCGAAGCTTCGAGGATGAGGGCTTTACCGATGAAACGCTCAACCCTTGGAAGGAGGTGGAGCGACGGAAGCCCGAATCGCCCTGGTATGGGCACTCTGGGCAAACGGGGAAGTTTAGTCCAGAGCGGACCAGCGCACCCATCCTGAATGGCGAAACGGGGCTCCTCAAAAACTCTATCCGATACACCTACCTACCTGATGGGGTGCGGGTCTCGAATAGTGCTCCTTACGCTGCGGTGCATCAGTACGGCCAACCAGCAAAGATCTACGGCAAAAAGCCATTCACCATGCCAACACGCCCATTTATAGGGCGTAGCAAGGTGCTCATGCGTAAAATCGAAGAGAAAATATATAGTAAAATATTAGACATCGTAAAGAAATGA
- a CDS encoding DUF3164 family protein: protein MSTMTEQERKEFEEYKAWKKKKEEENTRQQNRDAYRELVDETLQAVVPSLQQVSDGLGMSKERVFQQFEELIRMKGDVLGLVSEGQRSHTFTNSDSTMRVTLGYHTIDGYRDTVDDGIQMVRKYLESLVGDDKSKALVDMVFRLLSKDSKGNLKASRVIQLRRIAEETKSEEFLEAVKIIEESYLPTLSKRYIRCEIKDDHNGWTTVPLSMTEVGEVSEM, encoded by the coding sequence ATGAGTACCATGACAGAGCAAGAGAGAAAAGAATTTGAGGAGTACAAGGCGTGGAAAAAGAAGAAAGAGGAGGAGAACACTCGTCAGCAGAACCGCGACGCCTATCGTGAACTAGTCGATGAGACGTTACAGGCCGTGGTGCCAAGCCTTCAGCAGGTCAGTGATGGGCTAGGCATGAGCAAGGAACGAGTATTTCAGCAGTTCGAGGAGCTGATTCGCATGAAAGGCGATGTACTGGGCTTGGTCAGCGAGGGGCAGCGCTCACACACTTTCACCAATTCCGATAGCACCATGAGGGTAACTCTTGGTTATCACACTATCGACGGATACCGTGACACAGTGGACGACGGTATTCAGATGGTCCGAAAGTACCTAGAGAGCCTAGTGGGCGATGACAAGAGCAAAGCCCTGGTGGATATGGTATTCCGATTACTTTCTAAGGACAGTAAGGGGAATCTCAAAGCTAGTCGAGTGATTCAGCTGAGACGTATCGCCGAAGAAACAAAATCGGAGGAGTTCCTGGAAGCCGTGAAGATCATTGAGGAAAGCTATTTACCTACCCTTTCGAAGCGATACATTCGCTGCGAAATCAAAGATGACCATAACGGCTGGACAACAGTCCCCTTATCCATGACAGAAGTGGGCGAAGTGAGTGAAATGTAA